A single region of the Oncorhynchus keta strain PuntledgeMale-10-30-2019 chromosome 4, Oket_V2, whole genome shotgun sequence genome encodes:
- the ngdn gene encoding neuroguidin: MAASYSENDLIDSDGPNAVRLLNSLTEQVASVTGQVRDLLKRVQGGKFQTSKGLSFLDLRYQLLLFYLQDVTHLISLKSEGSSVKDSGALHRLVTVRTVLEKMRPLDQKLRYQIDKLVRTAVTGSLGENDPLQFRPNPDNLVSKLSESEDSGDEDGGEKAEGAEKKVPSSGKKYVPPKIAPMHYEGDLTDADKKKELADKQRRAALRSSVIQELRQQYSDAPEEIREHRDFQTDRQSREQLHRKNFEESMMVRLQVPRNERSAKKRGMLGMSGQLSGITRFSDITALTGGEGQDTDNPGPKKKKKKLMKKKTKRKAFRR; the protein is encoded by the exons ATGGCGGCTTCCTATAGCGAAAAC GATTTGATTGACAGTGATGGCCCCAATGCTGTGCGGCTGTTGAACAGTCTTACTGAACAG GTGGCATCAGTTACAGGGCAGGTTCGAGATTTGTTAAAGAGGGTCCAAGGTGGAAAATTCCAAACATCCAAG GGTTTGTCTTTCCTTGACCTTAGATATCAGCTGCTGCTGTTTTACCTGCAAGATGTCACTCACCTGATCAGTCTTAAATCAGAGGGTAGTAGTGTGAAAGACAGTGGCGCCCTTCACAGACTGGTCACCGTCAGAACA GTTTTAGAGAAGATGCGCCCTCTGGACCAGAAACTGCGATATCAGATTGATAAATTGGTGCGCACAGCAGTGACTGGGAGCTTAG GGGAAAATGACCCATTGCAGTTCCGTCCCAATCCGGATAACCTTGTTAGCAAA CTAAGTGAATCAGAAGACTCGGGGGATGAAGATGGTGGAGAGAAGGCTGAAGGCGCTGAGAAAAAAGTGCCATCTAGTGGCAAGAAATATGTTCCCCCCAAGATTGCTCCAATGCACTATG AGGGAGACCTGACCGATGCAGACAAAAAGAAGGAGCTGGCGGACAAGCAGAGGCGTGCCGCCCTCCGCAGCTCTGTGATCCAGGAACTCCGGCAGCAGTACAGCGACGCTCCCGAGGAGATCCGCGAGCACAGGGACttccagacagatagacagagccGAGAGCAGCTGCACAG GAAAAACTTTGAAGAGTCGATGATGGTGCGTCTGCAAGTGCCCCGAAATGAGAGAAGTGCTAAGAAGAGAGGAATGCTGGGAATGTCTGGTCAGCTGAGTGGCATCACACGGTTCAGTGACATCACAGCCCTGACGGGCGGAGAGGGACAG gaCACGGATAACCCGGGgcccaagaagaagaagaagaaactaaTGAAGAAGAAAACTAAAAGAAAAG CTTTCAGAAGATAG